The following is a genomic window from Platichthys flesus chromosome 13, fPlaFle2.1, whole genome shotgun sequence.
TTTCATCAGTTTCATCTGCAACAGAAGAATCAAAcgctttgttgttgttctcgtCTCTGAAGCTACAAGAaggaaaactgttttattaaCTCCGCCCCTGCAGCCGCCGGCTGATGACATCAGAGGATCAGACTCAGTCAAACTCACCTAACACGTGTCACTTGTGTGTCTCAGGTTAGACTCCGCCTCCCTAATCATctctgctgtaaaaacaaacagcaccaAACTTCATTTGTAAAAgtttaaacttttcttttacattatgAAAGTTCCTTACAGGCGTCAGTGTCGTTGTTTCAAACAATGCGACGAGCGATGTCATCACACAGGAAGTTTGGAACTTGAACTCAAAGGTCAAACGTTGAATCAGACTGAGGTGGAGCAGGTTCGACTTTCAGCCCCTCGGCCAAATGACGCAGAGTCTCCGTCCTCAGCAGAAGGTCCCTGAGGACGTGGGACAGAACCCAGAGCTGGAGCCAGACCGTATGGGGCCGGAGCAGAggagcctctgctgctgcaaatCGGTGTCTGATATTAATCatacaatgtttgtgtttggatctATTGACTCTAAGTATATTCTAAATTTATTTTGGGACCTTTGTGCCGGTGGGTCCCTCTAGTGGCTCAGTGTGTTTATGACTCTGACAAAAATAAAGTTCATGTGGTATCATCACGTCAGTGTTATTAAaacagtttctgtttcctgtcctgaTCAGTGATTGGCTGAGAACAGACGACTGTTGAACTGCTGTCGTCCATGACAACAAAAGACACCAAAATTAAAACCTTTTGTTCTTCAACACAACTTTTTCACTCTGGTTTTATTCAATCACACATTTCAACTGTAACTGAAATCAAATacaacttttataaaaaaaacaaaacaaaaacgttacattttatatttttatttccttaaaatgtcttaatttacatttttgtattatttttttataataacaatGCTCCTTACTACCTGGTATCAATATTccataaatgtatttattgtctATTCACTTTAACATTACAGTTACAGTGatgttttttcattaatttattgatATTGACTTATTTTGTGTCGAGTTGCTTCATTTAtctaattttttgttttttaattatctatAGCTCGTAACAGCTGCAGTGAACTACTCCAACCGATATGTGTCGCTGTTTGGATTGGAACCGGAAGTTCTCGTTGTCTCCGGGGTCAAAGACAACGGCTCCCGGTTGTTGTGACCGTCGCTCGGTCTCCGTGTTTTCGTGTGAACGGAGCGAAACGGCCAGTTTGAACGTTTCCTACGTCATCACCTGACGGTGACGTCAAAGTTCGCGCTGCAGCCTCGGGTAAAAACTTTGCTCACGTCGGTTTCCGGTGTAAGCATGCTAGTAGGCTAACCGGCTAACCGGTCTGTGATGATGGAGCCGTTCACACCGGGGCACTGCACCGGAGgatcacaggtcagaggtcaccgtCACTCTACGTCACCAGCCGCGTTATCAAACCacattaaatgataataaaccaaactgaaataaaacttttgtgttttcataaataTCAAATAGAGTCACTGATCTGATGTGAGTTTATATAAAGATCTTAAAGTCAGTGACGGGTCTAAAGATCAGactgagctgtgattggtcagtgagTCCAGATTTAAATACGAATCAATAGAAATAATCAACATGGCAGTTTTATttatcacattaaaaacatccaGAGGGAAACAGGCTGTGGACTGATTCTGGATCAGAGGCAGCTCTCCAGGTCGACTCCTGATGATGTAATGAGACTGTGAATCCTTCAGGTCCAGGGCTGATCTGtgaccagcagcaggaggtcaCCTGATCTGATGATGCAATTAAGGGACGCCGCCATGGAGCGGCAGGAGAGGGCGGAGCTCCAATGGGAGGTGTGTCgtctgcaggagaagctggcgGAGAGTCAGGcggagagggaggagctggagtcgAGGAGCAGAGTTCTGAACgacagggtgaggaggaggaggaggaggaggaggaggaggaggaggaggaggttgcgTGATCATCAGAGTCCATCAGAGCctaacatctctctctctctctctctccagctgtgcCAGTCAGTGTCTCCCTCGCTCGCCCTCTCTCTACATATGGAGGCTGAGCAGAGGGAGTGGAGGAAGCgggtgagggaggggagagagagggaggccagACAGGCTCTGCTCATCCACCGCCTGCAGGGCAAGGTGAGGCGGGAAAGATATGAGATATGATATCATATATCTGTTACCCTTCTGCATTAACATGTATGAAACCAAAGGTGTTGTGTATGTTGTTGACAGTGGTGGCTagagtaaacacaaacagtacTCAAGTCAAGGTAGTGTCAACCAacaatgtttccaacaatattTAAACTGTTCTTTTCAACTTTAGGACATTTCATTTAGACGCCTTTTAATTGTGTTGTATCAATGTTCATCTGCAATGTTGGTGAAGGTCATGAGGTCATTGAATTAggtcttttgttttcattattgttattataatttagATTGAAGGACACCTAGTGGTCAAAGATGCATTTTGTGTGTAGTATCAGTGTGTAGTCTCAGTGTGTATTTTACTACAGGTGGTGGAGTACAGAGACCGATGTCAGCGTCTTGATCTTCAGTTgcaaaatcaacacacacaactgatcaacactgaggtcacacacactaacacaatacGACAACAAGATTAGATCGTTACAGTACTACACAGTTCAGTGTTCGTGATGTTGTTGTGACttgtcctgttgtgtgtttgttgtgtagcAGAGGATCAGAGATGAACACAGTGACTCTCTGGAGAGCGCCCTCATCAGACTCGAGGAGGAACAGCAGaggtatgtgtgcgtgtgtgtgtgtaagtgtgtgtgtcatagacAAACACACCAGGGGACAATCAAGATTAATCATCTTTACTTTTAAGAGCCGtcgcatcgtccatctttaattacagtctatggtctcacctgtgtgtgtgtgtgtgtgtgtgtttttttttttttcaggtcaCTCGGTCTGGTTGAGACCAACGCTCTCTTGCGGGAGCAgctcggccaatcagagcaggccaACCAGTCCCTGAGGCAGGACCTCAAGAAGCTGACAGATGATTGGTCGAGAGCTGTAGAAGAGGCGGAGCAGCGAgagtctgattggctgagagagaAGAAGGTCTGTATGTTTTACTCCTCTGggagttttattattatttctggaAAGTGAAAGGGAATGTTCACCCGAAAATGAAAGTTGCCTCATTATGTCCTCAGCactgtgatgggggggggggggggggtgaacagtGAGACTGCAGCTACTGGCTTGAGGCTTCAGAGGGAATCAGGAGTGAAACTAAACGACCTCGTTTCCAGTAGAATCTGAATTCtggggcttgtggacacttggtgACATCACAGGATCAGATATGGAGGCTGTTTTTTGTCTCGAGTTACTGtactgacgtgtgtgtgtgtgtgtgtgtgtgtgtgtgtgtgtgtgtgtgtgtgtgtgtgtatgtgtgtgtgtgtgtgtgtgtgtgtgtgtgtgtgtgtgtgtgtgtgtgtgtgtgtgtgtgtgtgtgtgtgtgtgtgtgtagtgtgtgtcaGGTGGTGTGGGCCATCATCAGGCTCAGTTGTCGTCTGTGTGGAGATCTGTGGTTTCTCTGAGACGAGTCTGTCACTCTGTCAAAACTGCAGCCGACAGGTGAGTCATGACCTGTGACATGTTGATTGACATGTGACATGTTGATTGACATGTGACGCATCGATCTGTCTCTGCAGGGACCTGTGGCAGATGAGGGCGGAGCTTTCTCGTCTCTCTTCGTCTCTTCTGTCCAGCTGtgactctgtctcctctgccctGAGACTCAATGATCATCACATCAaacccccccactcctcctcctctctgcctccccctgacctccctcccccctctcctcccgctctctcctccactctgctccccCTTCATCCAGACTCCTCTGCCTCTGagcctcctctcgtctcctcctcgtctctggGAACCTTCGTGTTGGCGGAgttggagcagaggagggaggagccggagcgccccctgcaggagacGGAAGTGTCCCGGCTGAAGGAGTGGTAATGAGCGACACCGCCTCATCACTGCTGAATGTCAGCTGATAGTGACTCTGtaacttccctctctctctgttgtcagGATGGTGGAGCTCTCTCACTCGCTGCAGGAGGAGCAcggggtgagggaggagagagagagagagggagagagacacagggagacagagagaagtcTGCAGTCCGTCAGTCGAGCTGTCATCAGCCTGGTGAGTGACAGAGCGCCATGTGGTCATCTTgacctgtgacatcatcagtgaggTCATCAGTTCGTCATGTCTTCAGTCCAGAGTTCTGAGCAGCTGCAGTcgctctatgtgtgtgtcctcggagAGCGTCCTCAGTCTGGACCTGTCCTCCCTGCTGTCTGTCCTGTCTCAGACAGAGAGTGCCCTCCAGGGGAGATACCAGGAACTGCAGGTCAGTCACACAGCAGGAGCAGTTTTTCTacgcaggtcagaggtcgtggACCttttgttaaatgtgtgtgtgtgtgtcagggggcGGAGCTCTCTGTGCGGCGGCTCAGTGAGGAAAACACAACCCTGCACCTCCGTCTGAAACAGCTGGAAGACGACAACCAgcaactacagacacacacaaaacacactcagctggagctcacacacactctggacaCACtgagcaggtacacacacacacatcatccatGGCAGTCAGGTCGTGAGATTTGAACAGGAGCTTCTCATGAACATGGCTGTTTGTCATCAGGGAGCGCGAGACGTTGTCTTCACTGCGTcggcaggtggaggaggtgcagatgagggaggaggaggtgaggagggagaacaTCAGACtggggagtgagagagacagacaggaggagaggaacagacgcctggagacagaaacacacagacggtACTTTACTCTGTTGGACTGAGTTCTACTACCTCCTTTCTCAGAGGGTCTGAGATGTTCGACCATGTGACAGGAGcaactcctcctctcttcaccttcACTGACCTCCatgactgtttgtgtttgcatccGTGGAACTGTCACTGTAAAGACTGTGACACTTCAACTTCCTGTGGCCAGTAATGGACTAACTGTCTTTTGTTTCTTCACAACTTGTGGCTGTGTTAGAGTTGAGACGGAGTTGTTGGAGAACGTTCAGCTGACGGAGAGAGACTCTCTTCAGCAGATGGAGATTCACACTCTGAAGGTAAAAATAgaaactcctcctcctgtttgtccGACTCATCCAGTTTCTCATCATTCTGTtcctgtgtgtccctcctgtcgTCCTGTAGGGGGCgctggagagagagcagctggacagacagagagcagaggatgaGGCTGCAGACGCCAGAGACGCTCTGCAGAAGGTGCAGATCAACTTTTATATGAAGATTCACGTGTGTCGGCTCACATCTGGAGCTCATGTTCAATTAAGAACAGcttaagacagaaaaaaactcatacatacataaatatttctatttatatatatatataaatagaaatatgTAATACAgtcaaatattataataataagataaCACATGAGCAGACAGTCTGTTCAGCCCCCTGCTGGTTAATGGGTTTAACATGTAGGTTTCAGTTCCGACTCTGAATCAGGATCAAACATCACAGTTCATCTTCCGTCTTTCATTCACTCACCCTTGTGATTTTATAATAGACCAACATTGATCAGTTTCAGTGGAACAATCCTGATAACACCATGTTGgactttgtccccccccccagtccagGGAGTGTGTTGTGCGTCTGTCGTCCCTCGAGTGTGCCTTGAAGAGAGAGGTGGACGAGGGACGCGACGCCCTGGACAAGATGGCCACCCTGAACTCGGCCTTGGCATCAGACAAGCAAGAGCtgatcaaacagctgctgcaggtacttctctctctctctctctctctctctctctctctctctctctctcgcctggCTCAATGGCTCCTGACcagtgttcatgtttgtgttggcaGCTGGAGTGTGAGCTGTCAGATAGCCAATCACAGCTGCACgctctgaggtcagaggtcagctctCTGCACCAACAGGTCAAGACCCTGAACAGCGACTGCAGCCAACTGAGGTGAGTTCACACAAGTAAACTTTCAAATATCAAccttttatttatgaaaaaaagtttttattccCGAACACAAATCTCAAATCTGTTAATCTAAATGTAAATCTTagaaactttgatttgatctgtttctgttcagagctcacaaggaggaggaggccgacaAAGTGCATCAGCTGAGACAAAGAAagtcagagaaggagagaataatggaggagaaggagagagagttgGCCTCCCTGATGGAGGATAGAGAGAAGAATGAacaacagcaggaggaggtagagatgaggaggaggaggaggagttctCATGTGACTCAGTTACACCTGTACACATGTATGATGAATGAAGTGTCTGGTCCTCAGATGGCCTCTCGgtgttcatctgtgtgtgcgGAGCTGAAGGAGGcgcaggagcagctgcagcgggcgagagaggaggagaggaagagagaggaggaggaccaggagagagaaagcaggaggcagcaggaggacaTGGTGCTGATGGAGCTCAGGtacggtctctctctctctctctctgtctctttctatttctgtctctctctcttcctttctctctctctctttctgtctgtctctccctctctttctctctctctgtctctccctctctctctctctcactccctctctctctctctctctctctcactccctctctctctctctccttctgtctctctctctttttgtctctctctccctctctcttctctctctctctctcactcactcactccctctctctctcgctctctctttctatctctctctttctccctctctatctgtctctctctcactctctcactctctctctctttctctaggtctctgtcggtgtctctccatcagcagctcgctcagcagcagcagcagctgtcgCAGTCAGAGGTCGACAGAGGTCACCTGATCACACACGTTCAGACTGTGCAGGACGTCAAACACACCCTgcagggtgagtgtgtgtgtgtgtgtgtgtgtgtgtgtgtgtgtgtgtgtgtgtgtgtgtgtgtgtgtgtgtgtgtgtgtgtgtgtgtgtgtgtgtgtgtgtgtgtgtgtgtgtgtgtgtgtgtgaccgcaGTGAGAGGAGGAGTATAACTCGTTTGTCTTTCTAAAGGAGAGGTGGCGTGTctgagggaggagctggaggaagtgaCAGCCAGGAGCGAAAAGTgcgaggaggagagtgaggcgCTGAAAGAGAAGATAGAGCGACTgacagtggaggtggaggagctgaggagaacaAGGacggaagagaaggaagagggaaagaaggagagagcggCCTGGcaaagagaaagggaaggtCTGAATGAGGAGCTGGggatgagggatggagaggtggaggctCTGAGGAGGCGCAAAGAGGGATTGActgaggaaaaggaggagagacagaaagaggtgGAGAGACTGACGTGGGAGGTGATGGAGAGGGATATGCAAATCAGCCAGATGATGGAGAGAATACagcaagcagagagagagagggagaacctggaggaggagatgaagaagacaGAGTTGAGgttgagagaggaggaggtgaagagggaggagaggaggagagagatcgAGGCACACTGTGACCGGATGGAGagattagagagagagaaggagaagagagagggggagatggagagctGTAGGAGGAGAgtggaagaaaaggaggaggagatcaacAGACTGAGAAaacgagaggaggaagagagggaggaggttgAACGACTGAggggcagagtggaggaggtgaagagggacagagaagaggagaggaaaaagaacgAGAGattgaaagaggagaaggaggaagctgTAGGAGGACTGTCGAAGACGCTGAAGGAGAAGGTGGGGGAGATGGAGCTTCTGAGGGTGAGGCTGAATGTGGCAAAGGAGCagtgtgaggaggtgaaggaagagGTGCAGCGCAGGGAGTGCAGCCTGGAGCGCCAG
Proteins encoded in this region:
- the si:dkey-230p4.1 gene encoding trichohyalin isoform X3, with the protein product MMQLRDAAMERQERAELQWEVCRLQEKLAESQAEREELESRSRVLNDRLCQSVSPSLALSLHMEAEQREWRKRVREGREREARQALLIHRLQGKVVEYRDRCQRLDLQLQNQHTQLINTEQRIRDEHSDSLESALIRLEEEQQRSLGLVETNALLREQLGQSEQANQSLRQDLKKLTDDWSRAVEEAEQRESDWLREKKCVSGGVGHHQAQLSSVWRSVVSLRRVCHSVKTAADRDLWQMRAELSRLSSSLLSSCDSVSSALRLNDHHIKPPHSSSSLPPPDLPPPSPPALSSTLLPLHPDSSASEPPLVSSSSLGTFVLAELEQRREEPERPLQETEVSRLKEWMVELSHSLQEEHGVREEREREGERHRETERSLQSVSRAVISLSRVLSSCSRSMCVSSESVLSLDLSSLLSVLSQTESALQGRYQELQGAELSVRRLSEENTTLHLRLKQLEDDNQQLQTHTKHTQLELTHTLDTLSRERETLSSLRRQVEEVQMREEEVRRENIRLGSERDRQEERNRRLETETHRRVETELLENVQLTERDSLQQMEIHTLKGALEREQLDRQRAEDEAADARDALQKSRECVVRLSSLECALKREVDEGRDALDKMATLNSALASDKQELIKQLLQLECELSDSQSQLHALRSEVSSLHQQVKTLNSDCSQLRAHKEEEADKVHQLRQRKSEKERIMEEKERELASLMEDREKNEQQQEEMASRCSSVCAELKEAQEQLQRAREEERKREEEDQERESRRQQEDMVLMELRSLSVSLHQQLAQQQQQLSQSEVDRGHLITHVQTVQDVKHTLQGEVACLREELEEVTARSEKCEEESEALKEKIERLTVEVEELRRTRTEEKEEGKKERAAWQREREGLNEELGMRDGEVEALRRRKEGLTEEKEERQKEVERLTWEVMERDMQISQMMERIQQAERERENLEEEMKKTELRLREEEVKREERRREIEAHCDRMERLEREKEKREGEMESCRRRVEEKEEEINRLRKREEEEREEVERLRGRVEEVKRDREEERKKNERLKEEKEEAVGGLSKTLKEKVGEMELLRVRLNVAKEQCEEVKEEVQRRECSLERQMNAVREREEEVEHLKERLRLLEEREEEGAREQEEVKEKLRLMQEREEQLEILLREAQDILEEERREGGEKDERISLLLKELQEAQAESDGVRRRVREGEEVNDRLEEEVKEWREKVELSMRESTKISCLLKEREEEVQQLREEREEEKKEKEDERREREERRRRMDIELMELDMEKRRLEEKLREVEEEQEEEREEKRRTREEKRRLEEKVREVEEEWEEEREEKRRMENRLRVMQEGREVEEKELQRVKEEKRRFEDKLKERLKEIEGQREVLRSKEEEKRKLEDEVRKTKEERGSLVEKERDKHLLVEERGRIRVRELEEEKTGLTEELRKTEREVTALREVVKREQREKKDAQEEVRVLKEEVQREQRRREEALEKRRQTEAIQKELKRSEREVSLLTEEVQEEQREKKEVQKELMRRREELKALREEVQGERDGASEELRRRREEATGAQREKEEIEEKLRRTEREMMALREEVQREQRRSEETKEKLRQMEEAQEELTRREKQMSEELQTEEREKKELILRMEEMTALREEVKREQKEKEETDNNLQRTEEEVTTLGEEVQKARRRREEVQEELRGVQQSMEVMTDNLSSLQSQVCDLSLSTERLKQEIKEKEQEMQQVKEGLREALEEGTQLKGLLQVQLLPPPVLQFMESHTEGQRLRSALQDKKKEEVENLRIVIEEVEQQREEVEKERGQLEELRARTKALEWRRREVMEELEEALQAKEKAEEYRREAEECWRSRVEEMEEEKQVKLRDIQTVKERQVEVEETRAELSRVRATAAMLEEERRGQIRKKTDDKKRGGAEEQQMTSLLQEQEEVKRLLKLRETEVYALTQRTEELETDRDRVRLALERTEAALIGYKERIHQQEQSSGAGPNSGEGVGDRLVVLQRLVAELELEQNRLNKKNSHLENTKDKLKSERHTLRDTLRQVEDERTRLQLIVSSRSQESTEEERLRRRVVELEQQVSQLHLSLAVDQQQRAEFIQQSSRNSEWLLSLRHDLGDSLAIVTHSPIPSVLESETQRLDRSLREEELRMSLSQS
- the si:dkey-230p4.1 gene encoding trichohyalin isoform X1, with the protein product MMQLRDAAMERQERAELQWEVCRLQEKLAESQAEREELESRSRVLNDRLCQSVSPSLALSLHMEAEQREWRKRVREGREREARQALLIHRLQGKVVEYRDRCQRLDLQLQNQHTQLINTEQRIRDEHSDSLESALIRLEEEQQRSLGLVETNALLREQLGQSEQANQSLRQDLKKLTDDWSRAVEEAEQRESDWLREKKCVSGGVGHHQAQLSSVWRSVVSLRRVCHSVKTAADRDLWQMRAELSRLSSSLLSSCDSVSSALRLNDHHIKPPHSSSSLPPPDLPPPSPPALSSTLLPLHPDSSASEPPLVSSSSLGTFVLAELEQRREEPERPLQETEVSRLKEWMVELSHSLQEEHGVREEREREGERHRETERSLQSVSRAVISLSRVLSSCSRSMCVSSESVLSLDLSSLLSVLSQTESALQGRYQELQGAELSVRRLSEENTTLHLRLKQLEDDNQQLQTHTKHTQLELTHTLDTLSRERETLSSLRRQVEEVQMREEEVRRENIRLGSERDRQEERNRRLETETHRRVETELLENVQLTERDSLQQMEIHTLKGALEREQLDRQRAEDEAADARDALQKSRECVVRLSSLECALKREVDEGRDALDKMATLNSALASDKQELIKQLLQLECELSDSQSQLHALRSEVSSLHQQVKTLNSDCSQLRAHKEEEADKVHQLRQRKSEKERIMEEKERELASLMEDREKNEQQQEEMASRCSSVCAELKEAQEQLQRAREEERKREEEDQERESRRQQEDMVLMELRSLSVSLHQQLAQQQQQLSQSEVDRGHLITHVQTVQDVKHTLQGEVACLREELEEVTARSEKCEEESEALKEKIERLTVEVEELRRTRTEEKEEGKKERAAWQREREGLNEELGMRDGEVEALRRRKEGLTEEKEERQKEVERLTWEVMERDMQISQMMERIQQAERERENLEEEMKKTELRLREEEVKREERRREIEAHCDRMERLEREKEKREGEMESCRRRVEEKEEEINRLRKREEEEREEVERLRGRVEEVKRDREEERKKNERLKEEKEEAVGGLSKTLKEKVGEMELLRVRLNVAKEQCEEVKEEVQRRECSLERQMNAVREREEEVEHLKERLRLLEEREEEGAREQEEVKEKLRLMQEREEQLEILLREAQDILEEERREGGEKDERISLLLKELQEAQAESDGVRRRVREGEEVNDRLEEEVKEWREKVELSMRESTKISCLLKEREEEVQQLREEREEEKKEKEDERREREERRRRMDIELMELDMEKRRLEEKLREVEEEQEEEREEKRRTREEKRRLEEKVREVEEEWEEEREEKRRMENRLRVMQEGREVEEKELQRVKEEKRRFEDKLKERLKEIEGQREVLRSKEEEKRKLEDEVRKTKEERGSLVEKERDKHLLVEERGRIRVRELEEEKTGLTEELRKTEREVTALREVVKREQREKKDAQEEVRVLKEEVQREQRRREEALEKRRQTEAIQKELKRSEREVSLLTEEVQEEQREKKEVQKELMRRREELKALREEVQGERDGASEELRRRREEATGAQREKEEIEEKLRRTEREMMALREEVQREQRRSEETKEKLRQMEEAQEELTRREKQMSEELQTEEREKKELILRMEEMTALREEVKREQKEKEETDNNLQRTEEEVTTLGEEVQKARRRREEVQEELRGVQQSMEVMTDNLSSLQSQVCDLSLSTERLKQEIKEKEQEMQQVKEGLREALEEGTQLKGLLQVQLLPPPVLQFMESHTEGQRLRSALQDKKKEEVENLRIVIEEVEQQREEVEKERGQLEELRARTKALEWRRREVMEELEEALQAKEKAEEYRREAEECWRSRVEEMEEEKQVKLRDIQTVKERQVEVEETRAELSRVRATAAMLEEERRGQIRKKTDDKKRGGAEEEQQMTSLLQEQEEVKRLLKLRETEVYALTQRTEELETDRDRVRLALERTEAALIGYKERIHQQEQSSGAGPNSGEGVGDRLVVLQRLVAELELEQNRLNKKNSHLENTKDKLKSERHTLRDTLRQVEDERTRLQLIVSSRSQESTEEERLRRRVVELEQQVSQLHLSLAVDQQQRAEFIQQSSRNSEWLLSLRHDLGDSLAIVTHSPIPSVLESETQRLDRSLREEELRMSLSQS
- the si:dkey-230p4.1 gene encoding trichohyalin isoform X5, which encodes MMQLRDAAMERQERAELQWEVCRLQEKLAESQAEREELESRSRVLNDRLCQSVSPSLALSLHMEAEQREWRKRVREGREREARQALLIHRLQGKVVEYRDRCQRLDLQLQNQHTQLINTEQRIRDEHSDSLESALIRLEEEQQRSLGLVETNALLREQLGQSEQANQSLRQDLKKLTDDWSRAVEEAEQRESDWLREKKCVSGGVGHHQAQLSSVWRSVVSLRRVCHSVKTAADRDLWQMRAELSRLSSSLLSSCDSVSSALRLNDHHIKPPHSSSSLPPPDLPPPSPPALSSTLLPLHPDSSASEPPLVSSSSLGTFVLAELEQRREEPERPLQETEVSRLKEWMVELSHSLQEEHGVREEREREGERHRETERSLQSVSRAVISLSRVLSSCSRSMCVSSESVLSLDLSSLLSVLSQTESALQGRYQELQGAELSVRRLSEENTTLHLRLKQLEDDNQQLQTHTKHTQLELTHTLDTLSRERETLSSLRRQVEEVQMREEEVRRENIRLGSERDRQEERNRRLETETHRRVETELLENVQLTERDSLQQMEIHTLKGALEREQLDRQRAEDEAADARDALQKSRECVVRLSSLECALKREVDEGRDALDKMATLNSALASDKQELIKQLLQLECELSDSQSQLHALRSEVSSLHQQVKTLNSDCSQLRAHKEEEADKVHQLRQRKSEKERIMEEKERELASLMEDREKNEQQQEEMASRCSSVCAELKEAQEQLQRAREEERKREEEDQERESRRQQEDMVLMELRSLSVSLHQQLAQQQQQLSQSEVDRGHLITHVQTVQDVKHTLQGEVACLREELEEVTARSEKCEEESEALKEKIERLTVEVEELRRTRTEEKEEGKKERAAWQREREGLNEELGMRDGEVEALRRRKEGLTEEKEERQKEVERLTWEVMERDMQISQMMERIQQAERERENLEEEMKKTELRLREEEVKREERRREIEAHCDRMERLEREKEKREGEMESCRRRVEEKEEEINRLRKREEEEREEVERLRGRVEEVKRDREEERKKNERLKEEKEEAVGGLSKTLKEKVGEMELLRVRLNVAKEQCEEVKEEVQRRECSLERQMNAVREREEEVEHLKERLRLLEEREEEGAREQEEVKEKLRLMQEREEQLEILLREAQDILEEERREGGEKDERISLLLKELQEAQAESDGVRRRVREGEEVNDRLEEEVKEWREKVELSMRESTKISCLLKEREEEVQQLREEREEEKKEKEDERREREERRRRMDIELMELDMEKRRLEEKLREVEEEQEEEREEKRRTREEKRRLEEKVREVEEEWEEEREEKRRMENRLRVMQEGREVEEKELQRVKEEKRRFEDKLKERLKEIEGQREVLRSKEEEKRKLEDEVRKTKEERGSLVEKERDKHLLVEERGRIRVRELEEEKTGLTEELRKTEREVTALREVVKREQREKKDAQEEVRVLKEEVQREQRRREEALEKRRQTEAIQKELKRSEREVSLLTEEVQEEQREKKEVQKELMRRREELKALREEVQGERDGASEELRRRREEATGAQREKEEIEEKLRRTEREMMALREEVQREQRRSEETKEKLRQMEEAQEELTRREKQMSEELQTEEREKKELILRMEEMTALREEVKREQKEKEETDNNLQRTEEEVTTLGEEVQKARRRREEVQEELRGVQQSMEVMTDNLSSLQSQVCDLSLSTERLKQEIKEKEQEMQQVKEGLREALEEGTQLKGLLQVQLLPPPVLQFMESHTEGQRLRSALQDKKKEEVENLRIVIEEVEQQREEVEKERGQLEELRARTKALEWRRREVMEELEEALQAKEKAEEYRREAEECWRSRVEEMEEEKQVKLRDIQTVKERQVEVEETRAELSRVRATAAMLEEERRGQIRKKTDDKKRGGAEVYALTQRTEELETDRDRVRLALERTEAALIGYKERIHQQEQSSGAGPNSGEGVGDRLVVLQRLVAELELEQNRLNKKNSHLENTKDKLKSERHTLRDTLRQVEDERTRLQLIVSSRSQESTEEERLRRRVVELEQQVSQLHLSLAVDQQQRAEFIQQSSRNSEWLLSLRHDLGDSLAIVTHSPIPSVLESETQRLDRSLREEELRMSLSQS